The following coding sequences lie in one Thalassoglobus polymorphus genomic window:
- a CDS encoding M48 family metalloprotease — MKRLQTQVLALSLLILLGLSANSFSQEGYSSARDEWEVFNEVAQLEMQGDLEAAIEMLKADIANKQRSPSLVLEERRYLAQIYLDNDRPIEAIEVFTDLLSQPLHPLDEYDFLNDRADSYDQIGKHELAKADRLTAKKLIESNTDLDYEHAPSSPSQPLRETIENRLRQHFPELSSTRSGRVAILIFWGVLVWLLIVIWDIWKGNRQRIEGEGTWKRLIGVSAVMALFQSLPFQIFLLYFMLLPEETELDTPFHVAVITTILSTFWVSLYFVPAIRWIGSKEPLTKVDDEQFLLRLNRMSTELGIRPPVARLLPSSGGPMMIQAFAGGLPQPSLILSDGVLMRLEEHEVDAIVGHELGHIANKSLWCFPIFAALAWACPILVSTLFGFWTSLMFGMAVFAGLSRIVSRYFEYDSDRKAAQVAGVSATITALDKTHIVSAVNNQGWASFLAYSMATHPSQEERLSALAMNAPADDQPKITWSPRTAIKRRWGARIAFLCWVGILISCFFVPETDNWQMVRGLVLATIFFLPQLMIQKAIRKEVRSEMKRRQVGQNSKLSVIAVIAAVFFFIIISWSLSQDVENIVQDDTGFSSYIFWIFVAVLTVLFIIWNKRKAARSPVAQIRLAFHQKRWADAVELGRVNWESLKPNAAVRNDLILAFWMTGEEERAIQAMRQLQKDFPKFKHPWVMEALMHLDREEFQTALDVLDEVKNDLKDDLGRLGIVARASRFLGKIDDVRETADQMESISPNLAAIHSFRSLVAMDSGDSETALAQIQKAEYLAPGDAYINLLKAEYEFRFGDRNVGLKTLAAAKVLVNATPFAFLRAELTHVERLAQPEIDSNESKIEAEEKADSIDDDTDSEVEKNDA, encoded by the coding sequence ATGAAGCGTCTTCAAACGCAAGTTCTCGCACTCTCTCTGCTCATACTTCTGGGACTCTCAGCGAACAGTTTTTCGCAGGAAGGGTATTCGTCGGCCCGAGATGAATGGGAAGTTTTCAATGAAGTAGCGCAGCTCGAAATGCAAGGTGACCTGGAAGCTGCGATTGAGATGCTCAAGGCCGACATCGCCAACAAACAGAGATCACCATCTCTGGTCCTCGAAGAACGTCGGTATCTGGCGCAAATCTATCTCGACAATGATCGTCCGATAGAAGCGATCGAAGTTTTCACGGATCTACTGAGTCAGCCTTTACACCCACTCGACGAGTACGACTTCCTTAATGATCGAGCCGATTCATACGACCAGATTGGAAAGCATGAACTTGCCAAGGCGGATCGTCTCACAGCGAAGAAGCTGATCGAGTCTAATACGGATCTGGACTATGAACATGCTCCCAGCTCACCTTCTCAACCACTTCGCGAGACAATTGAGAACCGACTCCGTCAACACTTCCCAGAACTCTCATCAACAAGGTCTGGGAGAGTGGCAATTCTGATTTTCTGGGGTGTGTTGGTCTGGTTGCTAATTGTGATCTGGGACATCTGGAAAGGAAATCGCCAACGAATCGAGGGAGAGGGAACCTGGAAACGACTCATTGGTGTCTCTGCAGTGATGGCGCTGTTCCAGTCTCTCCCATTTCAGATTTTTCTACTGTATTTCATGCTGCTTCCCGAGGAGACCGAACTCGACACACCTTTCCATGTCGCAGTCATCACAACGATTCTGTCCACCTTTTGGGTCAGCTTATACTTTGTTCCAGCGATTCGTTGGATTGGCTCGAAGGAGCCTCTTACAAAGGTTGATGACGAACAGTTTCTGCTCCGGCTCAACCGGATGTCCACTGAATTGGGAATTCGACCACCTGTCGCTCGGCTGCTTCCCAGTTCCGGAGGTCCAATGATGATACAAGCCTTCGCAGGTGGGCTGCCGCAGCCTTCATTAATTCTCAGCGACGGGGTCTTGATGAGGCTCGAAGAGCATGAAGTCGATGCCATCGTCGGACATGAACTGGGGCACATTGCAAACAAATCTTTGTGGTGCTTTCCAATCTTTGCCGCACTCGCGTGGGCGTGCCCCATTCTGGTCTCAACCCTGTTTGGATTCTGGACGTCATTGATGTTCGGAATGGCGGTGTTTGCTGGGTTAAGCAGGATCGTCAGCCGATATTTCGAATACGACAGCGATCGAAAAGCTGCGCAAGTTGCGGGCGTTTCCGCGACGATCACAGCGCTCGACAAAACGCACATCGTTTCTGCTGTCAACAATCAGGGCTGGGCTTCGTTTCTGGCTTACTCAATGGCGACTCACCCCTCGCAAGAGGAGCGTCTTTCGGCATTGGCTATGAATGCCCCTGCGGATGACCAACCAAAGATCACCTGGTCTCCGAGGACGGCTATCAAAAGGAGATGGGGAGCCAGAATTGCCTTTCTCTGTTGGGTCGGAATTTTAATTTCCTGCTTCTTCGTTCCCGAAACAGACAATTGGCAGATGGTGCGCGGTCTTGTCCTTGCGACAATCTTCTTTCTCCCTCAATTGATGATTCAGAAAGCGATTCGAAAAGAAGTCCGCTCAGAGATGAAACGCCGACAGGTCGGGCAGAACTCGAAACTGAGTGTGATAGCTGTCATTGCAGCGGTCTTTTTTTTCATCATCATAAGTTGGTCTCTCTCGCAAGACGTTGAGAATATCGTTCAGGATGATACGGGCTTCAGTTCGTACATATTCTGGATTTTCGTCGCCGTGCTGACAGTCCTGTTTATCATCTGGAATAAGCGAAAAGCGGCACGTTCTCCTGTGGCACAAATTCGTTTAGCGTTTCATCAGAAAAGGTGGGCAGATGCCGTTGAATTAGGCCGGGTGAACTGGGAGAGCTTAAAACCGAATGCCGCGGTGCGAAACGATTTGATACTCGCGTTTTGGATGACAGGAGAAGAAGAGCGAGCAATTCAGGCGATGCGGCAACTCCAAAAAGATTTCCCGAAATTCAAACATCCGTGGGTGATGGAAGCGCTGATGCACCTGGATCGCGAAGAATTCCAAACGGCGCTGGATGTGCTCGATGAGGTCAAAAACGATCTGAAAGATGACCTTGGTCGACTCGGAATTGTTGCTCGGGCATCTCGATTCTTGGGAAAAATCGACGATGTTCGGGAAACCGCAGACCAGATGGAATCCATCTCCCCCAACCTGGCAGCGATTCATTCATTTCGCTCCCTTGTCGCCATGGACTCCGGAGATTCTGAAACTGCTCTCGCACAGATTCAAAAAGCGGAGTATCTCGCTCCGGGGGATGCTTACATCAACCTGCTGAAGGCAGAATATGAGTTTCGGTTTGGAGACCGAAACGTGGGTCTGAAAACATTGGCAGCAGCGAAAGTCCTCGTCAATGCAACGCCGTTTGCATTCTTGAGAGCAGAGCTAACCCACGTTGAGAGACTGGCTCAACCGGAAATCGATTCGAACGAGTCAAAGATCGAAGCCGAAGAGAAAGCCGATTCGATCGATGATGACACCGACTCCGAAGTTGAAAAGAACGACGCCTGA
- a CDS encoding prenyltransferase/squalene oxidase repeat-containing protein encodes MTDVSINDIHLKHIMNKLRLGCFVLLAGFLLSTSATAQDSELRYGDEVPAEVEEVYQRGLNWLVENQSENGSWGGSQIGHGGSGNSGITGMCVMAFLASGEDPNFGKYHKNICAAVRNLIRSQDAKTGYLPGSMYHHGFAMLGLSEVYGVLDDDLVWQGETDLTHKRTIGEALELAVRCAVTSQKNNQWGAWRYSPESNDADTSVSGAVLMGLLAARNAGIKVPDESIDKALEYFAKMTTKQGSVGYSGIGGGGSRNLQAISTLVLSIGHRKDIEQFAGLTKQITNNLEYPGNSYPFYFRYYMAQALFQADFESWKKWNQLNVRQIHDMQGDSGSFRSQHGEAYGTAMSMLALALNYRFLPIYER; translated from the coding sequence ATGACTGATGTATCCATCAATGACATTCATCTCAAACACATCATGAACAAGCTTCGCCTTGGCTGCTTCGTTCTGCTTGCTGGATTCCTGCTGTCAACATCCGCAACAGCACAGGATTCAGAGCTTCGTTACGGAGACGAAGTCCCCGCAGAAGTTGAGGAAGTTTATCAGCGAGGCTTAAACTGGCTGGTTGAAAATCAATCCGAAAATGGATCTTGGGGCGGCTCTCAGATCGGTCATGGCGGCTCTGGAAATTCCGGGATCACGGGCATGTGTGTGATGGCGTTTCTCGCCAGCGGAGAAGACCCAAACTTCGGGAAGTATCATAAAAATATCTGTGCAGCTGTTCGAAATCTCATTCGCAGCCAGGATGCGAAAACAGGATACCTCCCGGGAAGTATGTACCACCACGGGTTCGCAATGTTGGGGCTTTCTGAAGTGTATGGCGTGCTTGATGACGACCTCGTCTGGCAGGGAGAAACCGATCTCACCCACAAACGGACAATTGGAGAAGCACTCGAACTCGCGGTTCGCTGTGCTGTCACTTCGCAGAAAAACAATCAATGGGGTGCATGGAGATATTCTCCAGAATCGAACGATGCCGACACGTCCGTTTCGGGTGCAGTCCTCATGGGATTGCTGGCAGCGAGAAATGCCGGAATCAAAGTCCCCGACGAATCCATCGACAAAGCACTGGAATACTTTGCAAAAATGACGACGAAGCAAGGGAGTGTAGGGTACTCAGGCATTGGCGGCGGCGGGTCGAGAAATTTGCAAGCCATTTCAACCTTGGTGCTTTCCATCGGTCATCGAAAAGACATCGAGCAGTTCGCCGGTCTGACGAAACAAATCACAAATAATCTTGAATATCCCGGGAACAGCTACCCCTTTTACTTCCGCTACTATATGGCTCAAGCATTGTTTCAAGCCGACTTCGAGTCCTGGAAAAAGTGGAACCAGCTCAACGTTCGCCAGATCCATGACATGCAAGGTGATTCCGGGAGTTTCCGCAGCCAACATGGCGAGGCGTACGGAACAGCAATGTCGATGCTTGCACTCGCCTTGAATTACCGATTTCTACCGATCTACGAACGGTAG
- a CDS encoding DSD1 family PLP-dependent enzyme yields the protein MIGQHITELDTPSLCIDLAVMEANLNSMMSYLKEHGKNWRPHVKCHKLPVIAQMQVDAGAIGVTSAKSSEAAVFIENGIPDVLIANMMIGEQKLQRIAKLCAIGDPIIACDHFVQAEALSDVCRQNGVKCRVILEVDLGMQRVGIRPGPDAQQLARGVNKLPGVELVGIMGYEGHLLSETDEEKKQKQIFTVLSFLEELRDVMLAEGMCCDIVSAGGTGSYQITAKHPAVTELQAGGGIFADRFYLERCGVKGLTPSLTLVASVVSRPSLERAVLDVGRKSVHPDIHPPTVPSMVSGKALNDAEVTQLSAEHMTLKLGPESQNLIVGDKVIVSPGYSDHTTVLHNEFVGLRDNRVECIWPIAARGKLK from the coding sequence ATGATTGGGCAACATATTACTGAGTTGGACACGCCATCGCTGTGCATCGATCTTGCGGTCATGGAAGCGAATCTGAACAGCATGATGAGTTATCTCAAAGAGCATGGGAAGAACTGGCGACCACATGTGAAGTGCCACAAGCTCCCAGTGATCGCTCAAATGCAGGTTGACGCTGGAGCGATCGGTGTCACATCTGCAAAGAGTTCAGAGGCAGCCGTCTTCATTGAAAATGGCATCCCGGATGTGCTGATTGCCAACATGATGATCGGAGAACAGAAACTTCAGCGAATCGCCAAGCTTTGTGCAATTGGTGATCCTATTATTGCTTGCGATCACTTTGTTCAAGCAGAGGCTTTGTCCGATGTTTGCCGTCAAAACGGTGTGAAGTGCCGAGTGATTCTCGAAGTCGATCTCGGGATGCAGCGAGTCGGAATCCGGCCCGGCCCGGACGCGCAGCAACTCGCCCGCGGAGTTAACAAGCTTCCCGGAGTCGAACTTGTGGGGATCATGGGATACGAAGGTCACCTGCTTAGTGAGACAGACGAAGAGAAAAAACAGAAGCAGATTTTCACGGTTCTCTCGTTTCTCGAAGAGCTCCGGGATGTGATGCTCGCAGAAGGGATGTGTTGCGATATCGTCAGTGCTGGCGGAACCGGTTCGTATCAGATCACTGCCAAACATCCCGCTGTGACAGAACTTCAGGCAGGTGGCGGGATCTTCGCTGACCGCTTTTACCTCGAACGCTGCGGCGTGAAAGGGTTGACACCATCCTTAACTTTGGTGGCGAGCGTGGTCAGTCGTCCGAGTTTGGAGCGTGCGGTACTCGATGTTGGAAGAAAGTCCGTTCATCCAGATATTCATCCGCCGACAGTTCCATCAATGGTGAGCGGCAAAGCACTCAACGATGCCGAGGTAACGCAACTCAGTGCAGAGCACATGACACTCAAACTGGGACCAGAGTCTCAAAACCTGATCGTCGGTGACAAAGTCATCGTCTCACCGGGATACAGCGACCATACAACTGTATTGCACAACGAGTTTGTCGGCCTGCGAGATAATCGTGTCGAGTGCATCTGGCCGATTGCAGCCCGAGGGAAACTCAAGTGA
- the sucC gene encoding ADP-forming succinate--CoA ligase subunit beta yields MKIHEYQAKKLFAEMDVPVPRGIVVKTAEDAGKAYDELGTAVCVVKSQIHAGGRGKGRFVEHPEQGGVVLVKSREDAIANAERMLGSTLVTIQTGEEGKEVNTLYVEQGLDIARELYFGVVVDREVGLPCVIASQEGGMAIEEIAEETPEKIIRVHYDPAEGLQPFQVRKIAYALGLEGAAMKAAGKFFPRICKFFAVNDCSLLEINPLVVTGDGELLALDAKVAFDENAMFRHKNFDELRDLSEEEPNEVQAQEAGLSYVKLDGNIGCLVNGAGLAMSTMDLIKLHGGEPANFLDVGGGANVDQVTEAFRIILADDNVKAVLVNIFGGIMKCDTIVEALLTAYDKIGITVPLVVRLEGTNVEKAREMLANSGKQITTANDLTDAAQKVVATLGA; encoded by the coding sequence ATGAAGATTCACGAATATCAGGCGAAAAAATTGTTTGCGGAAATGGATGTTCCAGTTCCGCGTGGGATCGTCGTCAAAACGGCAGAGGATGCAGGGAAGGCCTACGATGAGCTGGGCACAGCTGTATGTGTAGTGAAATCCCAGATCCATGCTGGAGGACGTGGGAAAGGACGCTTTGTCGAACACCCGGAGCAAGGTGGCGTCGTTCTTGTGAAATCTCGCGAAGATGCCATCGCCAATGCTGAAAGAATGCTCGGGTCGACACTCGTCACAATTCAAACTGGTGAAGAAGGCAAAGAGGTCAACACGCTTTACGTTGAACAAGGTCTCGACATTGCTCGCGAATTATATTTCGGAGTCGTCGTGGATCGCGAAGTTGGGCTTCCCTGTGTGATTGCATCACAGGAAGGGGGCATGGCGATTGAAGAGATTGCTGAAGAAACGCCAGAGAAAATCATCCGCGTTCATTACGATCCTGCAGAAGGCTTGCAACCGTTTCAGGTTCGTAAAATTGCTTACGCACTCGGCCTTGAAGGGGCTGCAATGAAAGCGGCTGGGAAATTCTTCCCACGCATCTGTAAGTTTTTCGCAGTCAACGATTGCAGCTTGCTCGAAATTAATCCGCTCGTCGTCACAGGTGATGGTGAACTGCTGGCACTCGATGCCAAAGTTGCTTTTGACGAAAACGCGATGTTCCGTCACAAGAATTTCGACGAGTTGCGTGATTTGAGCGAAGAAGAGCCCAACGAAGTCCAGGCTCAAGAGGCAGGGCTCAGCTATGTGAAGCTCGATGGAAACATCGGTTGCCTTGTGAATGGGGCCGGATTGGCCATGAGCACAATGGACTTGATTAAGCTACACGGCGGCGAACCGGCCAACTTCCTCGATGTCGGTGGAGGAGCAAATGTTGATCAGGTCACCGAGGCGTTTCGCATCATCCTGGCTGACGACAACGTCAAAGCGGTCCTCGTAAATATTTTCGGTGGGATCATGAAGTGTGACACCATCGTCGAAGCATTGCTGACAGCATACGACAAAATCGGCATTACAGTTCCGCTCGTCGTCCGCCTCGAAGGGACGAACGTCGAGAAAGCTCGCGAGATGCTCGCCAACTCCGGCAAGCAAATCACAACCGCGAACGACCTCACCGACGCAGCCCAAAAAGTGGTCGCAACACTCGGTGCTTAG
- a CDS encoding sulfatase-like hydrolase/transferase translates to MTIKKTPRKRAVIAVLMTAVMTQFVPLKNVSAGSPDRPNIVVIMADDMGYGDISCFGSPPYKTPHLDKLAAEGMKFTDFHSNGSVCSPTRAALLTGRYQQRAGIDGVINADPKVNRHHGLQMSEITFAEELSQAGYITAMFGKWHLGYEVQYNPTKSGFDEFRGYVSGNICYQSHLDRMGIEDWWHNDKLSPEEGYCTHLITNNTVEFIKQNKDKPFCVYVAHECVHSPFQGPNDPPVRVAGKVGDIQSAKVKDVARAYKEMMIEMDNGVGEIVSTVRELGLDKNTLVLFFSDNGAMKLGSNAPWKGFKGSLWEGGHRVPMIAWHPDHIPAGTTSGTPAMTIDIMPTLLDLAQVSASTERPLDGVSLVPEMYEQKTLPPRTLYWSFRKNWAVREGDWKLFAETKGKRQLADFQLFNLQDDPAEEMNLATKFPKRVQKMMEAHREWVTEIGQTSTRQPDVP, encoded by the coding sequence ATGACTATCAAAAAGACACCTCGCAAGCGGGCAGTCATAGCAGTTCTGATGACTGCTGTCATGACTCAATTCGTCCCCCTGAAAAACGTTTCAGCTGGCTCTCCAGATCGCCCCAATATTGTGGTGATTATGGCTGATGATATGGGGTACGGGGACATCTCCTGTTTCGGCAGTCCGCCATACAAGACACCGCATTTAGATAAATTGGCGGCTGAGGGAATGAAGTTTACCGATTTTCATTCTAATGGCTCGGTATGCAGTCCGACGCGAGCAGCCTTGCTGACCGGTCGATACCAGCAGCGGGCCGGGATTGATGGTGTCATCAATGCAGATCCAAAGGTGAATCGGCATCATGGCTTGCAGATGTCGGAGATCACCTTTGCGGAAGAGTTAAGTCAGGCTGGATACATCACGGCGATGTTCGGCAAATGGCACCTCGGTTACGAAGTCCAGTACAACCCGACGAAGTCCGGATTCGACGAGTTCCGGGGATATGTGAGCGGCAATATCTGTTATCAGTCGCACCTGGACAGAATGGGAATTGAAGACTGGTGGCACAACGACAAGCTGAGCCCAGAAGAGGGCTACTGCACACACCTCATCACCAACAACACTGTCGAATTCATCAAGCAGAACAAGGACAAGCCGTTCTGCGTTTATGTTGCTCATGAATGCGTTCACTCCCCATTCCAGGGGCCCAATGATCCACCTGTCCGAGTAGCTGGAAAAGTGGGAGACATCCAGTCTGCGAAAGTCAAAGATGTTGCGCGGGCGTACAAAGAGATGATGATTGAAATGGACAACGGCGTCGGAGAAATCGTCTCAACGGTACGTGAACTCGGGCTCGACAAAAATACGCTCGTGCTATTTTTCTCCGATAATGGAGCCATGAAATTAGGATCAAATGCCCCCTGGAAAGGATTCAAGGGAAGCCTCTGGGAAGGTGGGCATCGAGTTCCAATGATTGCCTGGCATCCCGATCACATTCCCGCCGGTACCACTTCCGGGACTCCTGCCATGACGATTGACATCATGCCTACGCTTCTCGATTTGGCACAGGTTTCAGCATCAACAGAAAGACCATTGGACGGCGTCAGCCTGGTCCCTGAGATGTATGAGCAAAAAACTCTCCCGCCTCGAACGCTCTATTGGAGTTTTCGGAAAAACTGGGCTGTCAGGGAAGGAGATTGGAAACTCTTTGCAGAGACGAAAGGGAAGCGACAATTGGCAGACTTTCAACTCTTTAATCTGCAAGATGATCCTGCTGAAGAGATGAATCTCGCGACGAAGTTTCCGAAGCGTGTGCAAAAGATGATGGAAGCCCATCGCGAATGGGTGACAGAGATCGGTCAAACATCGACGAGACAGCCAGACGTTCCGTAG
- a CDS encoding glycosyl hydrolase: MITINPLLTPQDLLPGIQQMWEASADCINNIESSWSSDQGTPVFTIDGTYTAQGWTEWTQGFQIGSAILQFDATNDEQFLELGREKTIQLMASHVSHIGVHDHGFNNISTYGALRRLMLEGRIPFNQRELDVYELALKVSGAVQASRWSETFDGDGYIYSFNGPQSLFCDTIRSLRSLAMAHHLKHCLMGENDEAISLLERLLMHAHCTAVSNIFYGEGRDTYDVRGRVAHESLFNLNDGRYRCPSTQQGYSPFSTWTRGAAWIISGYPEQIEFLETIPDEELELFGGREQIESFMLEAAMAACDYYYSETPTDGVPYWDTGAPGLAQLGDYKNRPADPFNDLEPVDSSAAAIAAQGFIRLGNILNSRGNSQGDHYFQIGLTILSTLLQDPYLSFDSSHQGLLLHSVYHRPRGWDHIPEGKNIPSGEACMWGDYHLREAALLVQRIANGEPYYTFFGQPVGKDS, translated from the coding sequence ATGATTACAATCAACCCGTTACTTACGCCGCAAGATCTCTTGCCCGGCATCCAACAGATGTGGGAAGCCTCTGCTGACTGCATCAACAACATCGAAAGTTCATGGTCATCGGATCAAGGCACTCCGGTGTTCACAATCGACGGAACATATACTGCGCAAGGTTGGACGGAGTGGACGCAGGGGTTTCAGATTGGCTCTGCCATTCTTCAGTTTGACGCCACGAACGACGAGCAATTTCTGGAGCTCGGTCGAGAGAAAACAATCCAGTTGATGGCCTCCCACGTCAGCCACATCGGAGTCCATGACCATGGATTTAACAACATCAGCACTTACGGGGCATTACGCCGTTTGATGCTGGAAGGACGCATCCCGTTCAATCAACGAGAACTCGATGTCTACGAGTTGGCGCTGAAAGTGAGTGGGGCGGTTCAAGCATCTCGCTGGAGTGAAACCTTCGACGGTGATGGGTACATTTATTCTTTTAATGGTCCGCAATCACTGTTTTGTGACACCATTCGCTCACTACGTTCGCTGGCAATGGCTCATCACTTGAAACATTGCCTGATGGGGGAAAACGACGAAGCGATTTCACTTCTCGAACGCCTGTTGATGCACGCTCATTGCACAGCCGTTTCTAACATTTTCTACGGAGAAGGCCGCGACACGTACGACGTCCGTGGGCGTGTCGCTCATGAAAGTCTGTTTAATCTGAACGACGGTCGCTATCGCTGTCCGAGTACTCAACAGGGGTACAGCCCATTTTCAACTTGGACGCGCGGTGCAGCCTGGATCATCTCTGGATATCCCGAACAAATCGAATTCCTCGAAACGATTCCAGACGAAGAGCTGGAACTCTTTGGAGGTCGAGAGCAAATCGAATCATTCATGCTCGAAGCTGCGATGGCAGCCTGTGATTATTACTATTCCGAAACTCCGACCGATGGCGTCCCCTATTGGGACACCGGAGCGCCGGGCTTGGCTCAACTCGGCGATTACAAAAACCGTCCAGCCGACCCATTCAACGATTTAGAACCGGTCGACAGTTCAGCGGCAGCGATCGCTGCCCAAGGATTTATTCGTTTAGGAAACATTTTAAACTCGCGTGGAAACTCCCAGGGAGATCATTACTTCCAGATCGGGCTGACGATTCTCTCGACTTTGCTGCAAGATCCATATTTAAGCTTCGATAGTTCACATCAAGGCTTGCTGCTTCACTCGGTGTACCATCGTCCACGAGGTTGGGACCACATCCCCGAAGGCAAAAACATCCCTTCGGGAGAAGCGTGCATGTGGGGCGATTATCATCTTCGCGAAGCGGCTTTACTCGTACAACGAATTGCAAACGGCGAACCTTACTACACATTTTTCGGACAACCTGTCGGGAAGGATTCTTAA
- a CDS encoding sulfotransferase: protein MGISRILLVSGAANFSTRDVWEGYRIGLSLIGLDVVPYPTFSMLKVLSPESVCSDILGTALDVENRIDCVIFIDGLYFRGKRSRIPLSIRRAGIPTVLIATDDPYEEMPNVESLYTHRFTNELSCANEETIYLPTASLEFPSIQRHAKPRYAVSFLGTVFEDRLPLLLEVARHCEQEQKRFLIAGKILDGRKEFGKFRMTDLREKTIDGPEKWEIYSNSIATLNIFRESEVAESASPRVYEVTAFGHASLVTGPPRKEVRDLYGENVVYFEDAESVITALEEVWSDEETRIKKSEQARQITLNSHLYEHRAERLISHLRTAEQRSSGAQVAEHQIGWIIGCGRTGSTWLAEMLGDFPKIRKWHEPYFGRLFKHLQDRPEDYQRPASFFSKKHQKIWLDGIRRMFFEMIEDRYPKFGEHSLAVKEVNTPELYRWLAILFPQGRLIHLVRDPYDTLDSYLDLQKPGSWNDRFGDQADPLNEPNVRRTAKHIRSTMELALEAYEAFPVEQKLQLSYEDLLRDPAAQLISCGNLISAEVDPELAASIAEKHHFKKHQKTGTLEFRRKGRSGVWKDSENFTSEVLKIANEQLGPLRAKLGYQ, encoded by the coding sequence GTGGGCATTTCAAGAATTCTGCTTGTCTCCGGAGCAGCGAACTTCTCAACGCGAGATGTGTGGGAAGGTTACCGAATTGGTCTGAGTCTGATTGGGCTTGATGTTGTTCCTTATCCAACGTTCTCGATGCTGAAGGTTCTTAGCCCGGAATCGGTTTGCTCGGATATCCTTGGGACGGCACTGGACGTTGAAAACCGGATTGATTGCGTGATCTTCATCGATGGCCTCTATTTTCGTGGCAAACGCTCTCGAATTCCTCTTTCAATCCGTCGGGCTGGAATTCCGACTGTCTTAATCGCCACCGATGATCCTTATGAAGAAATGCCCAACGTTGAGTCCCTTTACACTCACCGATTCACGAACGAGTTGAGTTGCGCGAACGAAGAGACCATCTACCTCCCGACAGCCTCGCTTGAGTTTCCGTCAATTCAGCGACACGCGAAACCACGTTACGCCGTTTCCTTCCTGGGAACAGTTTTTGAAGATCGACTTCCTCTGCTTCTGGAAGTCGCGCGACATTGTGAGCAGGAGCAAAAGCGGTTTCTCATTGCGGGTAAGATACTTGATGGGAGAAAGGAGTTTGGGAAATTTAGAATGACGGACCTCCGCGAGAAAACGATTGACGGTCCTGAAAAATGGGAGATCTATTCAAATTCCATCGCGACCTTGAACATCTTTCGAGAATCTGAAGTCGCTGAGTCGGCAAGCCCCCGAGTTTACGAAGTGACAGCTTTCGGCCATGCGTCGCTTGTCACAGGTCCGCCGCGAAAAGAAGTACGCGATCTTTACGGAGAGAACGTTGTGTATTTCGAAGACGCCGAATCGGTCATCACTGCTCTCGAAGAAGTCTGGTCGGACGAGGAGACTCGTATCAAGAAAAGCGAGCAAGCCCGACAAATTACACTCAACTCTCATTTGTATGAGCATCGTGCAGAGCGACTGATCTCGCATCTTCGTACAGCTGAGCAAAGATCCTCAGGGGCCCAGGTTGCGGAGCACCAGATTGGCTGGATCATCGGATGTGGTCGAACCGGCTCGACATGGCTGGCTGAGATGTTGGGGGATTTCCCCAAAATTCGTAAGTGGCATGAACCGTATTTCGGTCGTCTGTTCAAGCATCTTCAGGATCGTCCCGAGGACTACCAGCGGCCAGCCTCATTCTTTTCGAAGAAGCATCAGAAAATTTGGCTCGATGGCATTCGTAGAATGTTTTTCGAAATGATCGAAGATCGGTATCCGAAGTTTGGCGAACATAGTCTCGCTGTAAAAGAGGTGAACACACCCGAGCTCTACCGTTGGTTGGCGATCCTGTTCCCACAGGGCAGGCTGATTCATCTCGTCCGAGATCCGTACGATACGCTCGATTCTTATCTTGATTTACAAAAGCCTGGAAGCTGGAATGATCGCTTCGGTGATCAGGCTGATCCTCTGAATGAACCCAACGTACGCCGCACCGCAAAACATATTCGCAGTACGATGGAACTCGCTTTGGAAGCTTATGAGGCTTTTCCTGTCGAGCAAAAGCTGCAACTTTCTTATGAAGACCTGCTCCGCGACCCGGCGGCTCAGCTCATCTCCTGTGGAAATTTAATCTCGGCGGAAGTTGACCCGGAACTGGCTGCCAGCATTGCGGAGAAGCATCATTTCAAGAAACATCAGAAAACCGGGACTCTGGAATTTCGCCGGAAAGGACGCTCTGGAGTTTGGAAGGATTCTGAAAATTTCACTTCCGAAGTCCTGAAAATCGCCAACGAACAACTCGGTCCGCTGCGAGCAAAACTCGGCTATCAATAG